In Rissa tridactyla isolate bRisTri1 chromosome 2, bRisTri1.patW.cur.20221130, whole genome shotgun sequence, a single window of DNA contains:
- the KLF10 gene encoding Krueppel-like factor 10 isoform X1, which translates to MGSGEQKEGNRGGGRRAAAAPAPVSIGSPATEEEMEMMTEKQRDTRYFWNHTPEKSDYEAVEALISMSCNWKSDFKKHAEMRPITPASDMSEESDETLLPGAADFNAIPAFCLTPPYSPSDPEMSQVVHPGTQAPAAAPGKWLAEAAKPLATPRREVERPPAAGPLKAQATSVIRHTADAQLCNRKTCPVRTASVLKYQDSVSRETTSKQNAEAEYVACSAVAPRRASDESGELPVAEGKVAEPAGSLVPLTKPLVGRHQPVPGSVGVAPSCPTQGSGAPPVPVICQMVPLPTNSNVVTAVVPNTTPSQQPALCQPMVFMGTQVPKGAVMFVVPQPVVQSTKAPIISPNGTRLSPIAPAPGFVPSASKTTPPVDSSRIRSHICSYPGCGKTYFKSSHLKAHVRTHTGEKPFSCSWKGCERRFARSDELSRHRRTHTGEKKFACPMCERRFMRSDHLTKHARRHLSAKKLPNWQMEVSKLNDITVPPTSTTTQ; encoded by the exons gaggaagaaatggagatGATGACTGAGAAACAGAGAGATACTAGGTATTTCTGGAACCATACTCCTGAAAAAAGCGATTATGAggctgtagaagcccttatttcTATGAGTTGCAATTGGAAATCAGACTtcaaaaaacatgcagaaatgaGACCTATAACTCCAGCATCTGATATGTCAGAAGAGAGTGACGAGACTTTGCTTCCTGGAGCAGCGGACTTTAATGCGATACCAGCATTT TGCCTGACCCCCCCCTACAGCCCTTCTGACCCTGAGATGTCGCAGGTGGTCCATCCCGGGACACAAGCACCTGCTGCAGCGCCTGGCAAGTGGCTGGCTGAGGCTGCCAAGCCTCTGGCCACCCCTCGGAGAGAGGTGGAGAGGCCTCCAGCAGCCGGCCCTCTGAAAGCTCAGGCAACCAGTGTTATCCGCCACACGGCTGATGCCCAGCTTTGTAATCGCAAAACCTGCCCGGTGAGAACAGCCAGCGTGCTGAAATACCAGGACAGTGTTTCGAGGGAAACAACCAGTAAACAAAACGCCGAAGCAGAGTATGTGGCGTGTTCTGCCGTGGCACCGAGAAGAGCCAGTGATGAGAGTGGTGAACTGCCGGTGGCAGAAGGAAAAGTTGCAGAACCAGCTGGCAGCCTGGTGCCCTTGACAAAGCCCTTGGTCGGCAGGCATCAGCCTGTCCCTGGGTCAGTGGGGGTGGCACCGTCGTGCCCTACCCAAGGCAGTGGAGCCCCCCCTGTGCCAGTGATTTGCCAGATGGTCCCACTGCCCACAAACAGCAACGTTGTGACAGCCGTAGTGCCCAACACCACGCCAAGCCAGCAGCCGGCTCTCTGTCAGCCCATGGTCTTCATGGGCACCCAGGTTCCCAAAGGCGCTGTGATGTTCGTTGTGCCCCAGCCGGTTGTGCAGAGCACGAAGGCTCCCATTATTAGTCCAAATGGCACGAGACTCTCTCCCATTGCCCCTGCTCCCGGCTTCGTACCTTCTGCGTCAAAAACCACTCCTCCGGTTGATTCCTCAAGAATAAGAAGTCACATCTGCAGCTACCCAGGATGTGGGAAAACGTATTTCAAGAGCTCCCATTTAAAGGCTCATGTCAGAACACACACAG gagAAAAGCCATTTAGTTGTAGTTGGAAAGGCTGTGAGAGGAGGTTTGCACGGTCTGATGAACTGTCTCGCCATCGCAGAACGCACACTGGGGAGAAGAAGTTTGCCTGCCCGATGTGCGAGCGGCGGTTCATGAGGAGTGACCACTTAACGAAGCACGCGCGCCGCCACTTATCGGCTAAGAAGTTACCAAACTGGCAAATGGAAGTGAGCAAGTTAAACGATATTACCGTGCCACCAACGTCTACAACCACGCAGTGA
- the KLF10 gene encoding Krueppel-like factor 10 isoform X3, which produces MEMMTEKQRDTRYFWNHTPEKSDYEAVEALISMSCNWKSDFKKHAEMRPITPASDMSEESDETLLPGAADFNAIPAFCLTPPYSPSDPEMSQVVHPGTQAPAAAPGKWLAEAAKPLATPRREVERPPAAGPLKAQATSVIRHTADAQLCNRKTCPVRTASVLKYQDSVSRETTSKQNAEAEYVACSAVAPRRASDESGELPVAEGKVAEPAGSLVPLTKPLVGRHQPVPGSVGVAPSCPTQGSGAPPVPVICQMVPLPTNSNVVTAVVPNTTPSQQPALCQPMVFMGTQVPKGAVMFVVPQPVVQSTKAPIISPNGTRLSPIAPAPGFVPSASKTTPPVDSSRIRSHICSYPGCGKTYFKSSHLKAHVRTHTGEKPFSCSWKGCERRFARSDELSRHRRTHTGEKKFACPMCERRFMRSDHLTKHARRHLSAKKLPNWQMEVSKLNDITVPPTSTTTQ; this is translated from the exons atggagatGATGACTGAGAAACAGAGAGATACTAGGTATTTCTGGAACCATACTCCTGAAAAAAGCGATTATGAggctgtagaagcccttatttcTATGAGTTGCAATTGGAAATCAGACTtcaaaaaacatgcagaaatgaGACCTATAACTCCAGCATCTGATATGTCAGAAGAGAGTGACGAGACTTTGCTTCCTGGAGCAGCGGACTTTAATGCGATACCAGCATTT TGCCTGACCCCCCCCTACAGCCCTTCTGACCCTGAGATGTCGCAGGTGGTCCATCCCGGGACACAAGCACCTGCTGCAGCGCCTGGCAAGTGGCTGGCTGAGGCTGCCAAGCCTCTGGCCACCCCTCGGAGAGAGGTGGAGAGGCCTCCAGCAGCCGGCCCTCTGAAAGCTCAGGCAACCAGTGTTATCCGCCACACGGCTGATGCCCAGCTTTGTAATCGCAAAACCTGCCCGGTGAGAACAGCCAGCGTGCTGAAATACCAGGACAGTGTTTCGAGGGAAACAACCAGTAAACAAAACGCCGAAGCAGAGTATGTGGCGTGTTCTGCCGTGGCACCGAGAAGAGCCAGTGATGAGAGTGGTGAACTGCCGGTGGCAGAAGGAAAAGTTGCAGAACCAGCTGGCAGCCTGGTGCCCTTGACAAAGCCCTTGGTCGGCAGGCATCAGCCTGTCCCTGGGTCAGTGGGGGTGGCACCGTCGTGCCCTACCCAAGGCAGTGGAGCCCCCCCTGTGCCAGTGATTTGCCAGATGGTCCCACTGCCCACAAACAGCAACGTTGTGACAGCCGTAGTGCCCAACACCACGCCAAGCCAGCAGCCGGCTCTCTGTCAGCCCATGGTCTTCATGGGCACCCAGGTTCCCAAAGGCGCTGTGATGTTCGTTGTGCCCCAGCCGGTTGTGCAGAGCACGAAGGCTCCCATTATTAGTCCAAATGGCACGAGACTCTCTCCCATTGCCCCTGCTCCCGGCTTCGTACCTTCTGCGTCAAAAACCACTCCTCCGGTTGATTCCTCAAGAATAAGAAGTCACATCTGCAGCTACCCAGGATGTGGGAAAACGTATTTCAAGAGCTCCCATTTAAAGGCTCATGTCAGAACACACACAG gagAAAAGCCATTTAGTTGTAGTTGGAAAGGCTGTGAGAGGAGGTTTGCACGGTCTGATGAACTGTCTCGCCATCGCAGAACGCACACTGGGGAGAAGAAGTTTGCCTGCCCGATGTGCGAGCGGCGGTTCATGAGGAGTGACCACTTAACGAAGCACGCGCGCCGCCACTTATCGGCTAAGAAGTTACCAAACTGGCAAATGGAAGTGAGCAAGTTAAACGATATTACCGTGCCACCAACGTCTACAACCACGCAGTGA
- the KLF10 gene encoding Krueppel-like factor 10 isoform X2: MRERVAVPAGKGGLRRRLEREEEMEMMTEKQRDTRYFWNHTPEKSDYEAVEALISMSCNWKSDFKKHAEMRPITPASDMSEESDETLLPGAADFNAIPAFCLTPPYSPSDPEMSQVVHPGTQAPAAAPGKWLAEAAKPLATPRREVERPPAAGPLKAQATSVIRHTADAQLCNRKTCPVRTASVLKYQDSVSRETTSKQNAEAEYVACSAVAPRRASDESGELPVAEGKVAEPAGSLVPLTKPLVGRHQPVPGSVGVAPSCPTQGSGAPPVPVICQMVPLPTNSNVVTAVVPNTTPSQQPALCQPMVFMGTQVPKGAVMFVVPQPVVQSTKAPIISPNGTRLSPIAPAPGFVPSASKTTPPVDSSRIRSHICSYPGCGKTYFKSSHLKAHVRTHTGEKPFSCSWKGCERRFARSDELSRHRRTHTGEKKFACPMCERRFMRSDHLTKHARRHLSAKKLPNWQMEVSKLNDITVPPTSTTTQ, translated from the exons gaggaagaaatggagatGATGACTGAGAAACAGAGAGATACTAGGTATTTCTGGAACCATACTCCTGAAAAAAGCGATTATGAggctgtagaagcccttatttcTATGAGTTGCAATTGGAAATCAGACTtcaaaaaacatgcagaaatgaGACCTATAACTCCAGCATCTGATATGTCAGAAGAGAGTGACGAGACTTTGCTTCCTGGAGCAGCGGACTTTAATGCGATACCAGCATTT TGCCTGACCCCCCCCTACAGCCCTTCTGACCCTGAGATGTCGCAGGTGGTCCATCCCGGGACACAAGCACCTGCTGCAGCGCCTGGCAAGTGGCTGGCTGAGGCTGCCAAGCCTCTGGCCACCCCTCGGAGAGAGGTGGAGAGGCCTCCAGCAGCCGGCCCTCTGAAAGCTCAGGCAACCAGTGTTATCCGCCACACGGCTGATGCCCAGCTTTGTAATCGCAAAACCTGCCCGGTGAGAACAGCCAGCGTGCTGAAATACCAGGACAGTGTTTCGAGGGAAACAACCAGTAAACAAAACGCCGAAGCAGAGTATGTGGCGTGTTCTGCCGTGGCACCGAGAAGAGCCAGTGATGAGAGTGGTGAACTGCCGGTGGCAGAAGGAAAAGTTGCAGAACCAGCTGGCAGCCTGGTGCCCTTGACAAAGCCCTTGGTCGGCAGGCATCAGCCTGTCCCTGGGTCAGTGGGGGTGGCACCGTCGTGCCCTACCCAAGGCAGTGGAGCCCCCCCTGTGCCAGTGATTTGCCAGATGGTCCCACTGCCCACAAACAGCAACGTTGTGACAGCCGTAGTGCCCAACACCACGCCAAGCCAGCAGCCGGCTCTCTGTCAGCCCATGGTCTTCATGGGCACCCAGGTTCCCAAAGGCGCTGTGATGTTCGTTGTGCCCCAGCCGGTTGTGCAGAGCACGAAGGCTCCCATTATTAGTCCAAATGGCACGAGACTCTCTCCCATTGCCCCTGCTCCCGGCTTCGTACCTTCTGCGTCAAAAACCACTCCTCCGGTTGATTCCTCAAGAATAAGAAGTCACATCTGCAGCTACCCAGGATGTGGGAAAACGTATTTCAAGAGCTCCCATTTAAAGGCTCATGTCAGAACACACACAG gagAAAAGCCATTTAGTTGTAGTTGGAAAGGCTGTGAGAGGAGGTTTGCACGGTCTGATGAACTGTCTCGCCATCGCAGAACGCACACTGGGGAGAAGAAGTTTGCCTGCCCGATGTGCGAGCGGCGGTTCATGAGGAGTGACCACTTAACGAAGCACGCGCGCCGCCACTTATCGGCTAAGAAGTTACCAAACTGGCAAATGGAAGTGAGCAAGTTAAACGATATTACCGTGCCACCAACGTCTACAACCACGCAGTGA